The following are encoded together in the Glycine soja cultivar W05 chromosome 5, ASM419377v2, whole genome shotgun sequence genome:
- the LOC114413298 gene encoding calcium-binding mitochondrial carrier protein SCaMC-2-B-like, which produces MSGAGQAIDMEHVGFSKAKADHGRGKKTGPVSMDHVLLALRETKEERDLRIRSLFNFFDAANNGYLDYAHIEAGLSALQIPPEYKYAKELFKVCDADRDGRIDYRDFRRYMDDKELELYRIFQAIDVEHNGCILPEELWDALVKAGIEIDEEELARFVEHVDKDNNGIITFEEWRDFLLLYPHEATIENIYHHWERVCLVDIGEQAVIPEGISKHVHRSRYFIAGGIAGAASRTATAPLDRLKVVLQVQTGRASIMPAVMKIWKQDGLLGFFRGNGLNVVKVAPESAIKFYAYEMLKNVIGDAQDGKSDIGTAGRLFAGGMAGAVAQMAIYPMDLVKTRLQTCASDGGRVPKLVTLTKDIWVHEGPRAFYRGLVPSLLGMIPYAGIDLTAYDTLKDLSKRYILYDSDPGPLVQLGCGTVSGALGATCVYPLQVIRTRLQAQPANSTSAYKGMSDVFWKTLKDEGFRGFYKGLIPNLLKVVPAASITYMVYESMKKSLDLD; this is translated from the exons ATGTCCGGGGCAGGCCAAGCCATAGACATGGAGCACGTGGGGTTTTCGAAAGCGAAAGCCGATCATGGCCGTGGCAAGAAAACGGGTCCGGTTTCGATGGATCACGTGCTTCTTGCACTGCGCGAGACCAAGGAGGAGAGGGATCTTCGAATTCGGAGCCTCTTCAATTTCTTCGATGCTGCGAATAATGGGTACTTGGACTATGCTCACATTGAGGCCGGTTTGTCTGCACTGCAGATTCCCCCTGAGTATAAGTATGCAAAGGAGCTTTTCAAGGTGTGTGATGCTGATAGGGACGGAAGGATCGATTACCGCGACTTTAGGCGGTACATGGATGACAAGGAGTTGGAGCTTTACCGCATATTTCAGGCTATTGATGTGGAGCACAATGGCTGCATTCTCCCTGAAGAGCTCTGGGATGCACTTGTCAAGGCTG GGATTGAAATTGACGAGGAAGAGCTTGCTCGCTTTGTGGAGCATGTTGACAAGGATAATAATGGAATTATCACTTTTGAAGAGTGGAGagattttcttctactttatcCTCATGAAGCAACTATTGAAAACATATATCATCATTGGGAGAGGGTGTGCCTTGTTGACATTGGAGAACAAGCTGTTATTCCCGAAGGCATCAGCAAGCATGTGCACAGGAGCAGATATTTTATTGCAGGGGGGATAGCAGGAGCTGCTTCTCGTACAGCAACTGCTCCACTTGATCGTCTAAAGGTGGTCTTACAAGTTCAGACTGGACGAGCTTCTATTATGCCGGCAGTGATGAAGATATGGAAACAAGATGGCTTATTAGGGTTTTTCCGAGGTAATGGATTGAATGTTGTGAAGGTAGCTCCAGAGAGTGCCATCAAGTTTTATGCTTATGAAATGCTGAAAAATGTAATTGGAGATGCTCAAGATGGCAAGTCAGATATTGGTACTGCAGGAAGACTTTTTGCAGGTGGTATGGCTGGTGCAGTTGCACAGATGGCTATCTATCCAATGGATCTTGTCAAAACTAGGCTACAGACTTGTGCTTCTGATGGTGGAAGGGTTCCTAAGCTTGTCACACTTACAAAGGATATATGGGTCCATGAGGGACCTCGGGCTTTCTACAGAGGGCTTGTTCCATCTCTTCTTGGTATGATTCCTTATGCAGGGATTGATCTCACTGCATATGACACCTTGAAAGATCTATCCAAGAGATATATTCTTTATGACAGTG ATCCCGGTCCTCTAGTACAACTCGGATGTGGGACAGTTTCAGGTGCTCTTGGAGCTACTTGTGTCTATCCGCTGCAGGTTATTCGTACAAG ACTGCAGGCACAACCTGCCAATAGTACTAGTGCTTACAAGGGAATGTCTGATGTATTCTGGAAAACTCTCAAGGATGAAGGCTTTAGAGGTTTCTACAAGGGGCTCATTCCTAATCTCCTCAAAGTTGTGCCAGCTGCAAGCATTACTTATATGGTTTACGAAAGTATGAAGAAGAGTCTAGATCTTGACTAG